The following are from one region of the Fusarium keratoplasticum isolate Fu6.1 chromosome 4, whole genome shotgun sequence genome:
- a CDS encoding Eukaryotic translation initiation factor 2A, producing MASPLQFAYRTQKTIGVFDAAPVYEPLAGFTKPEGNLRCCAYSACGRFFGWASPDAVTVVDASTGSQVLSLPIQNVYELGFSPRGTFVITWERPAKDENGDATKNLKVWRVVEEGVAAADKQPLGRFVQKQQGGWNLQYTADEKYCARLVTNEVQFYESHDLIKVWNKLRVEGAANFALAPGSQNHAVAVFVPERKGQPAAVKVFNVPLFTNPISQKTFFKGDKVQLKWNKHGSSLLVLAQTDVDRSGKSYYGETTLYLLSTTGAFDARVSLDKDGPIHDVSWSPNSKEFGVVYGYMPAKATIFNHRAVATHSFPISPRNTITFSPTGRFVLVAGFGNLAGQIDVYDLEKDFRKITTIESGNPSVCEWSPDSRYIMTATTSPRLRVDNGVKLWHVSGGIMYHEDMVELYNVVWRPQAPENIAPGDPLTPIPTPHASATAYLGTVKTPSKPAGAYRPPGARGLATPLHFKREDEGGAAHVVSNGLPNIGPNGFGRPRRAVPGADFAEPAPTVVRTVPGAEPVGDENSSKSKNKKKRNKKNNQGEGRPQGEPNGGASLAPPPRDRGAGSGSEGRSPERRGHSNHRSQSRNNQGRSRSNTHRGNGNGNGHGNGHQGPQQQAPNNGAPAADAAQNPNAKKIRSLQKKVRAIEDLEMRLAGGEKLEDTQLKKINTKSSVLKELEQLEKDN from the exons ATGGCGTCTCCGCTGCAGTTTGCCTACCGAACCCAGAAGACCATCGGCGTCTTTGACGCTGCGCCCGTCTACGAGCCTCTCGCTGGGTTCACCAAGCCCGAGGGCAACCTCCGGTGCTGTGCCTACTCTGCCTGTGGCCGCTTCTTCGGCTGGGCGTCCCCCGATGCCGtcaccgtcgtcgacgcCTCCACTGGCTCGCAGgtcctctccctccccatCCAGAACGTCTACGAGCTCGGTTTCTCTCCTCGTGGCACCTTTGTCATCACTTGGGAGCGCCccgccaaggacgagaacgGTGATGCGaccaagaacctcaaggtcTGGCGTGTCGTAGAGGAAGgtgtcgccgccgccgacaagCAGCCCCTTGGCCGCTTCGTCCAGAAGCAACAAGGAGGCTGGAATCTCCAGTATACGGCTGATGAGAAGTACTGCGCTCGCCTCGTCACCAACGAGGTGCAGTTCTACGAGAGTCACGACCTGATCAAGGTCTGGAACAAGCTCCGAGTTGAGGGGGCCGCTAACTTCGCCCTCGCTCCCGGTAGCCAGAACCATGCCGTCGCAGTCTTTGTTCCCGAGCGCAAG GGTCAACCCGCTGCCGTCAAAGTCTTCAACGTCCCTCTGTTCACCAACCCCATTTCTCAGAAGACTTTCTTCAAGGGTGACAAGGTCCAGCTGAAGTGGAACAAGCACGGCTCCAGCCTCCTGGTGCTGGCACAGACCGACGTCGACCGCTCCGGCAAGAGCTACTACGGCGAGACCACGCTGTATCTGCTCAGCACAACCGGCGCTTTCGACGCTCGCGTGTCCTTGGACAAGGATGGTCCTATCCATGATGTATCGTGGTCGCCAAACTCGAAAGAGTTCGGTGTTGTGTATGGCTACATGCcggccaaggccaccatCTTTAACCACCGGGCCGTTGCGACGCACTCCTTCCCTATCAGCCCCCGAAACACCATTACTTTCTCGCCGACCGGTCGATTTGTTCTGGTTGCAGGTTTCGGTAATCTTGCTGGTCAGATTGATGTGTACGATCTCGAGAAGGACTTCCGCAAGATCACCACCATTGAGAGCGGAAACCCCAGCGTGTGCGAATGGAGTCCCGACAGCCGTTACATCATGACGGCCACCACCTCGCCGCGACTGCGCGTGGACAACGGTGTCAAGCTGTGGCACGTCAGCGGTGGCATCATGTACCACGAGGACATGGTCGAGCTGTACAATGTTGTCTGGAGGCCCCAGGCCCCCGAGAACATTGCTCCGGGTGATCCCCTCACCCCCATCCCCACTCCTCACGCCTCTGCCACGGCGTACCTGGGCACGGTCAAGACCCCCAGTAAGCCCGCTGGTGCTTACCGTCCCCCCGGTGCCCGTGGCTTGGCTACGCCTCTTCACTTCAAGCGTGAGGATGAGGGCGGTGCTGCCCACGTCGTGAGCAACGGCTTGCCCAACATTGGCCCCAACGGCTTTGGCCGCCCGCGCCGTGCTGTGCCTGGGGCCGACTTTGCTGAGCCAGCCCCTACAGTCGTGAGGACTGTTCCGGGTGCTGAGCCCGTGGGCGATGAGAACTCGTCCAAGtcaaagaacaagaagaagcgtAACAAGAAGAACAACCAGGGAGAGGGCCGACCCCAGGGCGAACCTAACGGCGGAGCCAGCTTGGCTCCCCCTCCCCGTGATCGCGGTGCTGGTTCGGGCAGCGAGGGTCGCAGCCCCGAGCGCCGCGGCCACAGCAACCACCGAAGCCAGTCCCGAAACAACCAGggccgcagccgcagcaacACTCACCGCGGAAACGGAAACGGAAACGGTCATGGCAATGGACACCAGgggcctcagcagcaggccCCCAACAACGGTGCCCCCGCCGCCGATGCCGCCCAGAACCCCAATGCCAAGAAGATTCGCAGTCTTCAGAAGAAGGTCCGAGCCATTGAGGACCTCGAGATGCGCCTGGCTGGTGgagagaagctggaggataCTCAGCTTAAGAagatcaacaccaagtccTCAGTTCTtaaggagctggagcagtTGGAGAAGGATAACTAA